One part of the Streptomyces lienomycini genome encodes these proteins:
- a CDS encoding DUF5925 domain-containing protein — translation MSVNPHDALPIRLNVDDSDSPSDVVDALFLGRFATGEQPYAHAANIDRVRSGATLLPPGARVLRIARDDDRSATLAEGDGWTLLVSRWNRGADVTVTATSADLAEKVLGEATDGAADEPEPQPENVTMGFWYVSPRRGPHRTTRQIAAGTWDEVRANYTAPVADAMDGLMKTTPEDIAGRLLLLHGPPGTGKTSALRTLARSWRDWCQVDCVLDPERLFSDVGYLMDIAIGEEDAAGKGRWRLLLLEDCDELIRGEAKHTAGQALSRLLNLTDGLLGQGRNVLVGVTTNEDLERLHPAVVRPGRCLARIEVGPLTRREAVDWLGTEEGVGREGATLAELYALRRGTSPTALPEPRAGSEAGLYL, via the coding sequence ATGTCCGTGAACCCGCACGACGCCCTGCCGATCCGGCTCAACGTGGACGACAGCGACTCCCCGTCCGACGTCGTCGACGCGCTGTTCCTCGGCCGTTTCGCCACGGGTGAGCAGCCGTACGCGCACGCCGCGAACATCGACCGCGTACGGTCCGGCGCCACCCTGCTGCCACCGGGTGCGCGCGTGCTGCGGATCGCCCGCGACGACGACCGCAGCGCGACGCTTGCGGAGGGCGACGGCTGGACGCTGCTGGTCTCGCGCTGGAACCGGGGGGCCGACGTCACCGTGACGGCGACCAGCGCCGACCTGGCCGAGAAGGTGCTCGGCGAGGCGACGGACGGAGCGGCCGACGAGCCCGAACCGCAGCCGGAGAACGTGACGATGGGCTTCTGGTACGTCTCCCCGCGCCGGGGCCCGCACCGCACCACCCGGCAGATCGCCGCGGGCACCTGGGACGAGGTCCGGGCCAACTACACGGCGCCGGTCGCGGACGCGATGGACGGCCTGATGAAGACGACGCCCGAGGACATCGCGGGCCGGCTGCTGCTCCTGCACGGGCCGCCGGGCACCGGCAAGACCTCGGCGCTGCGGACGCTGGCCCGGTCCTGGCGGGACTGGTGCCAGGTGGACTGCGTCCTGGACCCGGAGCGGCTCTTCTCCGACGTCGGCTATCTGATGGACATCGCCATCGGCGAGGAGGACGCGGCGGGCAAGGGCCGCTGGCGGCTGCTGTTGCTGGAGGACTGCGACGAGCTGATCCGCGGCGAGGCCAAGCACACGGCGGGGCAGGCGCTCTCCCGGTTGCTCAACCTCACCGACGGGCTTCTCGGCCAGGGCCGCAACGTCCTGGTCGGCGTCACGACCAACGAGGACCTGGAGCGCCTGCACCCCGCCGTCGTCCGCCCCGGCCGCTGTCTGGCCCGTATCGAGGTCGGCCCGCTCACCCGGCGGGAGGCGGTGGACTGGCTCGGCACGGAGGAGGGGGTCGGCCGCGAGGGCGCCACGCTGGCGGAGCTGTACGCGCTGCGCCGGGGCACCTCGCCGACGGCGCTGCCGGAACCGCGGGCGGGCAGCGAGGCGGGGCTGTACCTGTAG
- a CDS encoding DUF72 domain-containing protein: MTLFVGTSGWQYRDWREVLYPPGLPVRLWLERYAAAFATVEVNNAFYRLPARETFAAWRDRLPPDFVVAVKASRYLTHVKRLRDPAEPVARLMTHAAGLGGLLGPVLLQLPPTLRADAALLDTCLACFPPGTRVAVEPRHASWWTPEVREVLVSRRAALCWADVRARPVAPLWRTTDWGYVRFHEGRAGAWPHYGRRSLATWADRITTTWPDTSDVYTYFNNDPNGAAVQDAATFARLARTSALTVTRTPSGARG, from the coding sequence ATGACCCTGTTCGTCGGCACGTCGGGCTGGCAGTACCGGGACTGGCGGGAGGTCCTCTACCCGCCCGGTCTGCCCGTCCGGCTCTGGCTGGAGCGCTACGCGGCCGCCTTCGCGACGGTCGAGGTCAACAACGCCTTCTACCGCCTGCCCGCCCGGGAGACCTTCGCGGCGTGGCGCGACCGGCTGCCACCGGACTTCGTGGTCGCCGTCAAGGCGAGCCGCTACCTGACGCACGTCAAACGCCTGCGCGACCCGGCGGAACCGGTCGCCCGTCTGATGACCCACGCGGCCGGACTGGGCGGCCTCCTCGGCCCGGTCCTGCTGCAACTGCCCCCGACCCTGCGCGCCGACGCGGCCCTCCTGGACACCTGCCTCGCCTGCTTCCCGCCGGGCACGCGGGTCGCGGTGGAACCCCGGCACGCGTCCTGGTGGACGCCGGAGGTCCGCGAGGTCCTCGTGTCCCGACGCGCGGCCCTGTGCTGGGCGGACGTCCGCGCCCGCCCGGTCGCCCCGCTGTGGCGCACCACCGACTGGGGCTACGTCCGCTTCCACGAGGGCCGGGCCGGGGCCTGGCCGCACTACGGCCGCCGCTCCCTGGCCACGTGGGCCGACCGCATCACGACGACCTGGCCGGACACGAGCGACGTCTACACCTACTTCAACAACGACCCGAACGGGGCAGCGGTACAGGACGCCGCGACGTTCGCACGCTTGGCTCGCACGTCGGCACTGACGGTCACCCGTACGCCCTCAGGGGCGCGGGGCTGA
- a CDS encoding GntR family transcriptional regulator: protein MTLTIHIDDSAPPYEQVRAQISEQARSGALPVGYRLPTVRGLAESLGLAANTVAKAYRALEADGVIETRGRNGTFVAAAGSAAQREVAAAAQGYAERARRLGVSEEDASGAVRDALRAAYG, encoded by the coding sequence GTGACCCTGACGATCCATATCGACGACAGCGCGCCGCCCTACGAGCAGGTGCGCGCCCAGATCTCCGAGCAGGCGCGGTCCGGAGCCCTGCCGGTCGGGTACCGGCTGCCGACCGTACGCGGACTGGCCGAGTCCCTGGGGCTCGCCGCGAACACGGTCGCCAAGGCGTACCGGGCGCTGGAGGCGGACGGAGTGATCGAGACGCGGGGGCGCAACGGAACGTTCGTCGCCGCCGCGGGCTCGGCGGCTCAGCGGGAGGTGGCCGCCGCTGCCCAGGGGTATGCCGAGCGGGCTCGGCGGCTGGGGGTGTCGGAGGAGGACGCGTCGGGGGCGGTGCGGGATGCGTTGCGGGCGGCTTACGGGTGA
- a CDS encoding GNAT family N-acetyltransferase, with protein sequence MTVLVRDLRSDDPADVAAFARVRHRAVPFILWTPESVVHRLVHTPPGARSRSLVAEEDGEVVGTAQIGLVHDSAEPGPAFLNVYVHPERLRRGAGGLLVRTAEEYLTGEGATKLYSWVLDEPANLAFAERHGYERRRAAYFLRLDLANAALPPLWSPPPGAELRTAADFADDPRPVFELDAESVADEPGDVGVEFTDYEAWLAETWRHPLLDRELTTVVVVDGRPAAFSVAYTDGTRYSTAMTGTVRAHRGRGLARLAKTASLHRARAAGYTEALTGNDTDNGPMLAINKWLGYEICATEVRHVRELG encoded by the coding sequence ATGACCGTTCTTGTACGCGATCTGCGTTCTGACGACCCGGCCGACGTCGCGGCCTTCGCCCGGGTCCGCCATCGCGCCGTGCCGTTCATCCTGTGGACCCCCGAATCCGTCGTGCACCGGCTCGTCCACACGCCCCCGGGTGCCCGGAGCCGGTCGCTGGTCGCGGAGGAGGACGGGGAGGTGGTCGGCACGGCCCAGATCGGGCTGGTGCACGACAGTGCGGAGCCCGGCCCGGCCTTCCTGAACGTCTACGTCCACCCGGAGAGGCTCCGGCGCGGCGCCGGGGGCCTGCTGGTGCGTACGGCGGAGGAGTACCTGACCGGTGAGGGCGCGACGAAGCTGTACTCCTGGGTGCTGGACGAGCCCGCCAACCTGGCCTTCGCCGAGCGGCACGGCTACGAACGGCGGCGTGCCGCGTACTTCCTGCGGCTGGACCTGGCGAACGCCGCCCTCCCGCCGCTGTGGTCACCTCCCCCGGGTGCCGAGCTGCGTACCGCCGCCGACTTCGCGGACGACCCCCGGCCCGTGTTCGAGCTGGACGCGGAGTCGGTCGCGGACGAACCGGGCGACGTCGGCGTCGAGTTCACGGACTACGAGGCCTGGCTCGCGGAGACCTGGCGGCATCCGCTGCTCGACCGGGAGCTGACCACGGTCGTGGTCGTCGACGGCCGCCCCGCCGCCTTCAGCGTCGCCTACACCGACGGCACCCGGTATTCGACCGCGATGACGGGCACGGTCCGCGCCCACCGGGGCCGCGGCCTGGCCAGGCTCGCGAAGACCGCCTCCCTGCACCGGGCCCGCGCCGCCGGGTACACGGAGGCGCTGACCGGCAACGACACCGACAACGGCCCGATGCTCGCCATCAACAAGTGGCTCGGGTACGAGATCTGCGCGACGGAGGTGCGGCATGTCCGTGAACTCGGCTGA
- a CDS encoding DUF402 domain-containing protein, which translates to MSVNSAEPATEVSVALVKAGRTKIRYASTLLHDDGTRLAVRARWAGDGVRDFGFVRFEAGDVFTEYYWRDRWYAVKEVRTAAGALKGWYCDITRPAVLTGTELVVEDLDLDLWRSADGTDVRRLDEDEFAESGLADRDPGAAAAAVAALDELERLARGEGFTGLLA; encoded by the coding sequence ATGTCCGTGAACTCGGCTGAACCGGCGACCGAGGTGAGCGTCGCACTCGTCAAGGCGGGCCGCACGAAGATCCGGTACGCGAGCACGCTGCTGCACGACGACGGCACCCGGCTCGCCGTCCGCGCGCGCTGGGCCGGTGACGGCGTCCGCGACTTCGGCTTCGTGCGCTTCGAGGCCGGTGACGTGTTCACCGAGTACTACTGGCGGGACCGGTGGTACGCGGTGAAGGAGGTCCGCACGGCGGCCGGTGCGCTGAAGGGCTGGTACTGCGACATCACCCGCCCCGCCGTGCTGACCGGCACGGAGCTGGTCGTCGAGGATCTCGACCTGGACCTGTGGCGCTCCGCCGACGGCACGGACGTACGACGGCTGGACGAGGACGAGTTCGCCGAGAGCGGGCTGGCGGACCGGGACCCGGGGGCCGCTGCCGCCGCCGTGGCCGCGCTGGACGAACTGGAGCGGCTGGCCCGCGGGGAGGGCTTCACCGGCCTGCTCGCCTGA
- a CDS encoding class I SAM-dependent methyltransferase: MNEDSDGTAAPSADWDALAASFDDEPDHGLRDAGVRRAWAARLRSWLPPRAADVLDLGCGTGSLSLLAAEQGHRVTGVDLSPAMVALARTKLAGRDAVFLTGDAAAPPVGERRFDAVLVRHVLWTLPDPGRILRHWRGLLRPGGRLVLVEGVWGSVAPVGIPADRLTALLDPLAGQARVERLSDDPALWGREVTDERYAVVATYA; the protein is encoded by the coding sequence ATGAACGAAGACAGTGACGGGACGGCCGCGCCGAGTGCCGACTGGGACGCGCTGGCCGCCTCCTTCGACGACGAGCCGGACCACGGTCTGCGCGACGCCGGCGTCCGCCGGGCCTGGGCCGCCCGGTTGCGGTCCTGGCTGCCCCCGCGGGCCGCTGACGTCCTCGACCTCGGCTGCGGCACCGGCAGCCTGTCGCTCCTCGCGGCCGAGCAGGGACACCGCGTCACCGGAGTCGACCTCTCCCCGGCCATGGTGGCGCTGGCCAGGACCAAACTCGCCGGTCGTGACGCGGTGTTCCTCACCGGCGACGCCGCGGCGCCGCCCGTGGGCGAGCGGCGCTTCGACGCCGTGCTGGTCCGGCACGTCCTGTGGACCCTGCCCGACCCCGGCCGGATCCTGCGGCACTGGCGGGGGCTGCTCCGTCCCGGAGGGCGCCTGGTCCTGGTCGAGGGCGTCTGGGGGAGCGTCGCCCCGGTCGGCATACCGGCCGACCGGCTCACCGCCCTCCTCGACCCGCTCGCCGGGCAGGCGCGCGTGGAGCGGCTGTCGGACGACCCCGCGCTGTGGGGGAGGGAGGTGACGGACGAGCGGTACGCGGTGGTGGCGACGTACGCGTGA
- a CDS encoding lytic polysaccharide monooxygenase auxiliary activity family 9 protein, whose amino-acid sequence MPASSAPRRAAAVAVAGLAPLALTTLAAAPASAHGSMGDPVSRVSQCHAEGPENPKSAACKAAVAAGGTQALYDWNGIRIGNAAGKHRELIPDGKLCSANDPAFKGMDLARADWPATSVSSGAYTFKYRVTAPHKGTFKVYVTKPGYDPAQPLGWGDLDLSAPVATATDPVASGGFYTFSGTLPERSGKHLLYAVWQRSDSPEAFYSCSDVSFGGGSGGEGSGGDTASGAAPDAPGAAPAPTASAPSEEQLAAAADKSTIEHHGHGDQDAETTTDPTDAPAAPAAPEEAPDAAAEPNRVKAAGGGTENLAETGGDSTTPYIAVGGAAALALGAAVLFASVRRRATTGGRHGH is encoded by the coding sequence ATGCCCGCATCGTCCGCGCCCCGCAGGGCCGCCGCCGTCGCCGTCGCCGGTCTCGCCCCGCTCGCCCTGACCACGCTGGCCGCCGCGCCCGCGTCGGCGCACGGTTCGATGGGCGACCCGGTCAGCCGGGTGTCGCAGTGCCACGCCGAGGGGCCCGAGAACCCGAAGTCGGCCGCGTGCAAGGCGGCGGTGGCGGCGGGCGGTACGCAGGCGCTGTACGACTGGAACGGCATCCGCATCGGCAACGCCGCCGGCAAGCACCGGGAGCTGATCCCGGACGGCAAGCTGTGCAGCGCCAACGACCCGGCGTTCAAGGGCATGGACCTGGCCCGCGCGGACTGGCCCGCGACCAGTGTGAGCAGCGGCGCGTACACCTTCAAGTACCGCGTGACGGCACCGCACAAGGGCACGTTCAAGGTGTACGTCACGAAGCCGGGCTACGACCCGGCGCAGCCGCTCGGCTGGGGCGACCTGGACCTGTCCGCCCCGGTGGCGACCGCCACCGACCCGGTCGCCTCGGGCGGCTTCTACACGTTCTCCGGCACGCTGCCGGAGCGCTCCGGCAAGCACCTGCTGTACGCGGTGTGGCAGCGCTCGGACAGCCCGGAGGCGTTCTACTCCTGCTCCGACGTCTCCTTCGGCGGTGGCAGCGGCGGCGAGGGCAGCGGCGGCGACACGGCGTCCGGGGCCGCGCCGGACGCGCCCGGTGCCGCCCCGGCGCCCACGGCCTCCGCGCCGTCCGAGGAGCAGCTCGCGGCCGCGGCCGACAAGTCGACGATCGAGCACCACGGCCACGGCGACCAGGACGCGGAGACCACCACGGACCCGACGGACGCCCCGGCCGCCCCGGCCGCTCCCGAGGAGGCTCCCGACGCCGCCGCCGAGCCCAACCGGGTCAAGGCCGCCGGCGGGGGCACCGAGAACCTCGCCGAGACCGGCGGGGACAGCACCACGCCGTACATCGCCGTCGGCGGCGCGGCCGCCCTGGCCCTCGGCGCGGCCGTCCTGTTCGCGTCGGTCCGCCGGCGCGCGACGACCGGTGGCCGGCACGGCCACTGA
- a CDS encoding esterase/lipase family protein, producing MLPWSRVLRPLTALLLTAAVALFPAVTATAAPAADARPASGWNDYTCKPSAAHPRPVVLVHGTFGNSVDNWLGLAPYLENRGYCVFSLDYGQLPGVPLFHGLGPVEKSAEQLAAHVDKVLTATGAAEADLVGHSQGGMMPRYYLRFLGGAAKVNALVGIAPSNHGTTLSGLTRLLPYFPGVEDLLDEHTPALADQVVGSDVLTRLNAGGDTVPGVRYTVLATKYDEVVTPYRGQFLDGPGVRNVLLQDLCPLDLSEHLAIGLFDRIAFHEVTNALDPAHATPTTCASVFD from the coding sequence ATGCTGCCCTGGAGCCGAGTGCTCAGACCGCTGACCGCGCTGCTGCTGACCGCCGCGGTCGCCCTGTTCCCCGCCGTCACCGCCACCGCGGCCCCCGCCGCGGACGCGCGTCCCGCCTCCGGCTGGAACGACTACACCTGCAAGCCCTCCGCCGCCCACCCCCGCCCCGTCGTCCTGGTCCACGGCACCTTCGGAAACTCCGTCGACAACTGGCTCGGCCTCGCGCCCTACCTGGAGAACCGCGGCTACTGCGTCTTCTCCCTCGACTACGGCCAACTGCCCGGCGTCCCGCTCTTCCACGGGCTCGGACCGGTCGAGAAGTCGGCGGAGCAACTGGCCGCCCATGTCGACAAGGTGCTCACCGCGACCGGCGCGGCCGAGGCCGACCTCGTCGGCCACTCCCAGGGCGGCATGATGCCCCGCTACTACCTCAGGTTCCTCGGCGGTGCCGCCAAGGTGAACGCCCTGGTCGGCATAGCGCCCAGCAACCACGGCACCACCCTGTCCGGCCTCACCCGCCTGCTGCCGTACTTCCCCGGCGTCGAGGACCTGCTCGACGAGCACACCCCCGCCCTCGCCGACCAGGTCGTCGGCTCCGACGTCCTCACCAGGCTCAACGCGGGCGGCGACACCGTGCCCGGCGTGCGCTACACCGTCCTCGCCACGAAGTACGACGAGGTGGTCACGCCGTACCGCGGCCAGTTCCTCGACGGTCCCGGGGTGCGCAACGTCCTGCTCCAGGACCTGTGCCCGCTCGACCTCTCCGAGCACCTGGCGATCGGGCTGTTCGACCGGATCGCCTTCCACGAGGTGACCAACGCCCTGGACCCGGCGCACGCCACGCCCACCACCTGCGCCTCGGTCTTCGACTGA
- a CDS encoding MarR family winged helix-turn-helix transcriptional regulator, whose amino-acid sequence MQNSDAMALTAALLAAAGGLTQRIHEGVVARGFEGMRPAHGFAFARLAPDGATVTDLAVHLGTTKQAASQLVDELVRKGYVERRPHPADARARLVVLTEAGWACARAAEEAAAEAVGAWADVLGEDGARALADGLLRVAPSGPVRPVW is encoded by the coding sequence GTGCAGAACTCCGACGCCATGGCCCTGACCGCCGCGCTGCTCGCCGCGGCCGGCGGGCTCACGCAGCGCATCCACGAGGGTGTCGTCGCCCGCGGCTTCGAGGGCATGCGGCCCGCGCACGGTTTCGCCTTCGCCCGGCTCGCCCCGGACGGTGCGACGGTCACCGACCTCGCCGTGCACCTCGGGACGACCAAGCAGGCCGCGAGCCAGCTCGTCGACGAGCTGGTCCGCAAGGGGTACGTCGAGCGCCGGCCGCATCCCGCCGACGCGCGTGCCCGGCTGGTCGTGCTGACCGAGGCGGGGTGGGCCTGCGCGCGGGCCGCGGAGGAGGCGGCGGCCGAGGCCGTGGGCGCCTGGGCCGACGTGCTCGGCGAGGACGGGGCGCGTGCGCTGGCCGACGGTCTGCTGCGGGTGGCGCCGAGCGGGCCGGTCCGGCCCGTCTGGTGA
- a CDS encoding cupin domain-containing protein, with the protein MPVVRSSEGVTHEIHGARFVSYASPRAGSKELCAWRGEIPAGTRAPAHTVDREEVFHLLTGELLITLDGRTERVTAGDTVIIGSGATLAVENPTDRTATSWVTTSVGLTAELADGTRITPPWAN; encoded by the coding sequence ATGCCCGTCGTCCGCTCGTCCGAGGGCGTCACCCACGAGATCCACGGCGCCCGCTTCGTCTCGTACGCCAGTCCCCGCGCCGGCAGCAAGGAGCTGTGCGCCTGGCGGGGCGAGATCCCGGCGGGGACGAGGGCGCCCGCGCACACCGTCGACCGGGAGGAGGTCTTCCACCTGCTCACCGGCGAGCTGCTGATCACCCTCGACGGCCGCACCGAGCGCGTCACCGCGGGCGACACCGTGATCATCGGCTCCGGGGCGACCCTCGCCGTCGAGAACCCCACCGACCGGACCGCGACCTCCTGGGTCACCACCTCCGTCGGCCTGACGGCGGAGCTGGCCGACGGCACCCGCATCACTCCCCCGTGGGCCAACTGA
- a CDS encoding DNA polymerase Y family protein: MTVLCVRFQLPPMYEAVLPELLGLLAEFTPVVEALPPDGALADLRGAERYFGRGAVELASVIRVRALALYGVDCVIGAGPGPMLARMALRDARPGLTRAVPGGEEREFLAGRPVAALPGVGTATARTLCEYGLDTLGRVAAAPLSTLQRLVGAKTGRELYEKAQGVDRGRVVPNGVSRSLAADRPFGRDELDPDRHRRALLSTAGELGARLRAVDKVCRTLTLTVRYADRSATTRSRTLKEPTAHSAALTRTAYDLYEALGLQRARVRSIALRAESLTSAEHASHQLTFDPVDEKVRRIEEVADRARAKFGPRAVMPGSLAA, encoded by the coding sequence ATGACCGTTCTGTGCGTACGTTTCCAGCTGCCGCCGATGTACGAGGCGGTCCTGCCCGAACTGCTCGGGCTGTTGGCGGAGTTCACGCCGGTCGTCGAGGCGTTGCCGCCCGACGGCGCGCTGGCCGACCTGCGCGGCGCCGAGCGCTACTTCGGGCGCGGCGCGGTGGAACTGGCCTCGGTGATCCGGGTCCGCGCCCTCGCGCTGTACGGCGTGGACTGCGTGATCGGCGCCGGACCCGGACCGATGCTGGCCCGCATGGCCCTGCGCGACGCCCGGCCCGGACTGACCCGCGCGGTGCCCGGCGGCGAGGAGCGGGAGTTCCTCGCCGGGCGGCCCGTCGCCGCGCTGCCCGGCGTCGGCACCGCGACCGCCCGCACGCTGTGCGAGTACGGCCTCGACACCCTCGGCCGGGTCGCCGCCGCGCCGCTGTCCACGCTCCAGCGCCTGGTCGGCGCGAAGACCGGCCGCGAGCTGTACGAGAAGGCCCAGGGTGTCGACCGCGGCCGGGTCGTCCCCAACGGCGTCTCCCGGTCCCTGGCCGCCGACCGCCCCTTCGGCCGCGACGAACTCGACCCCGACCGCCACCGCCGCGCCCTGCTCTCGACCGCCGGGGAACTGGGCGCCCGGCTGCGCGCCGTGGACAAGGTCTGCCGCACCCTCACCCTCACCGTCCGCTACGCCGACCGGTCGGCCACCACCCGCAGCCGCACCCTGAAGGAGCCGACCGCGCACTCGGCGGCCCTGACCCGGACCGCGTACGACCTGTACGAGGCGCTCGGCCTCCAGCGCGCCCGGGTCCGTTCGATCGCTCTGCGCGCGGAGAGCCTCACGTCCGCCGAACACGCCTCCCACCAGCTCACCTTCGACCCCGTGGACGAGAAGGTCCGCCGGATCGAGGAGGTCGCGGACCGCGCGCGGGCGAAGTTCGGACCGAGGGCGGTGATGCCGGGGTCACTGGCGGCGTGA